The following proteins come from a genomic window of Anguilla rostrata isolate EN2019 chromosome 17, ASM1855537v3, whole genome shotgun sequence:
- the prkcsh gene encoding glucosidase 2 subunit beta produces MSSSPLLLLSLCVALGAAVEIQRPRGVPLSKRQFYPEDKPFTCLDGSRTVPFDRVNDDYCDCTDGSDEPGTAACPNGSFHCTNAGFRPSFIPSSRINDGVCDCCSRHASSIPGKSSPWVLREEMWTKACVSARVRVRVCDTVLHAHRELGKKERESLQKMAEITKEGFLLKQQLIEEAKKGLQEKQRKLTEVQESKKTLEEKVEALRTVKETAEKPEKEAKERHLKAWEEQKAILRLEKDKAKMAEAFLELDDNADGFVSVEELQSHPELDTDGDGTLSETETQGLLGGADRVDTTAFQTIWSSLKDKYQSESQPEAPPPVETPPEEPLDAGADSDAERYPEEDLGDDAEDDDDDDEEDDHEDDDDKAQPPARTEQKGAEEEGAMPPYDEETQALITAAQKARDEFEEAERSLREMDDQIKSLDKEISFDFGPSAEFAYLYSQCYELTTSEYIYRLCPFNRVSQKPKFGGSETNLGSWGSWAGPEDNKYLVMKYEHGMGCWQGPNRSTTVKLTCGKDSTVVSTSEPSRCEYQMEFTTPAVCQEPPHLDGPPHDEF; encoded by the exons ATGTCCTCGTCGCCTTTGCTGCTCCTCAGCCTGTGCGTGGCCCTGGGGGCTGCGGTGGAGATCCAGCGGCCACGAGGGGTCCCGCTGTCCA AGCGGCAGTTCTACCCGGAGGACAAGCCCTTCACGTGTCTGGATGGGTCCCGCACCGTTCCCTTCGACCGCGTCAACGATGACTACTGCGACTGTACGGACGGCTCGGATGAGCCCG GGACGGCGGCCTGCCCCAATGGCAGCTTCCACTGCACCAATGCCGGCTTCAGACCCTCCTTCATCCCCTCCTCTCGTATCAACGACGGCGTCTGTG ACTGCT GTTCa CGCCATGCGTCGTCTATTCCAGGGAAATCGAGCCCATGGGTCTTGCGAGAGGAAATGTGGACGAAGGCTTGCGTGTCCGCGCgcgtgcgtgtccgtgtgtgtgatACCGTTCTCCACGCCCACAGggaactgggaaaaaaagagagggagagtctaCAGAAGATGGCGGAGATCACGAAGGAAGGCTTCCTCCTGAAACAGCAGCTCATCGAAGAGGCCAAGAAAGGCCTGCAGGAGAAACAG AGAAAGCTGACGGAGGTGCAGGAGAGCAAGAAAACgctggaggagaaggtggaggcTCTGAGGACCGTTAAGGAGACCGCAGAGAAGCCAGAGAAAGAGGCTAAAGAGCGCCACCTGAAGGCATGGGAAG AGCAAAAAGCCATCCTGCGTCTGGAGAAGGACAAGGCCAAGATGGCCGAAGCTTTTCTGGAACTGGATGACAACGCGGATGGCTT tgtgtctgttgaAGAGTTACAGTCTCATCCTGAACTGGACACAGATGGTGACGGTACTCTGAGTGAAACTGAgacgcag GGGTTGCTGGGAGGAGCTGACAGAGTAGACACCACAGCATTCCAGACCATATGGAGCAGCTTGAAGGATAAATATCAGTCAGAA TCGCAGCCCGAGGCTCCGCCTCCAGTAGAGACGCCCCCCGAGGAGCCGCTGGACGCCGGGGCTGACAGTGACGCGGAGCGATACCCTGAGGAAGACCTCGGGGACGACGCAGaagacgacgacgacgacgacgaggaGGATGATCATGAAGATGACGACGacaag GCGCAGCCTCCTGCTCGCACAGAGCAGAAGGGAGCAGAAGAGGAAGGAGCCATGCCGCCATATGATGAGGAGACCCAGGCTCTGATTACAG CTGCTCAGAAAGCTCGAGATGAGTTTGAAGAGGCTGAGAGATCGCTTCGTGAAATGGACGATCAGATCAA GTCTCTGGATAAAGAGATCTCCTTTGACTTCGGTCCCAGTGCTGAGTTTGCTTACCTCTACAGCCAGTGCTATGAGTTGACCACCAGCGA GTACATCTACAGGCTCTGTCCTTTCAACCGCGTCTCTCAGAAGCCCAAGTTTGGCGGATCGGAGACTAACctggg aTCCTGGGGCTcgtgggcggggcctgaggataataaatatttggttatgaaatatgaacatgGAATGGGGTGCTGGCAGGGGCCCAACAGGTCAACCACT GTGAAGCTGACCTGTGGCAAGGACAGTACTGTGGTCTCCACCTCCGAGCCCAGTCGCTGTGAGTACCAGATGGAGTTCACCACACCTGCCGTCTGTCAGGAGCCCCCCCACCTGGACGGCCCACCCCACGACGAGTTCTAG